The Limnochorda sp. LNt genome includes a region encoding these proteins:
- a CDS encoding carbohydrate ABC transporter permease: MSSRDAGPAASRRRPPWLAVVGTLRFVVTLAVAAAMFLPFFWMFSSSLMTYQESIRVPPVWWPEVPQWHHYLEVLRDPRVPLGLYFKNSVIVSSAVTLLVLVTSSMAGYALTKLDFPGRDAIFRLFLATMMFPAFLFLVPVYYILKRMPLMGGNDILGLGGTGALQSHLALILPFAVSAWGIFLMRQFMMSVPDELVDAARIDGASELSIWSRIMLPLTRPALATIAIFTFIGQWNYLLWPLIVTTSAQHLATVPVGIRMMATAYSTALNAGKLQAATVMAIVPTIVLFLTMQRHYIRGFALTGFK, from the coding sequence ATGAGTAGCCGTGACGCGGGCCCGGCCGCCAGCAGGCGACGGCCACCCTGGCTGGCCGTCGTGGGGACGTTGCGCTTCGTCGTGACGCTGGCGGTGGCCGCGGCCATGTTCCTGCCCTTCTTCTGGATGTTCAGCTCCTCGCTGATGACCTACCAGGAGAGCATCCGGGTGCCGCCGGTCTGGTGGCCCGAGGTGCCCCAGTGGCACCACTACCTGGAGGTGCTCCGCGACCCGCGGGTGCCGCTGGGCCTCTACTTCAAGAACTCGGTCATCGTCTCGTCGGCCGTCACGCTGCTGGTGCTGGTCACCAGCTCCATGGCCGGCTACGCCCTGACCAAGCTGGACTTCCCGGGGCGCGACGCCATCTTCCGGCTCTTCCTGGCGACCATGATGTTCCCGGCCTTCCTCTTCCTGGTGCCGGTCTACTACATCCTCAAGCGCATGCCGCTCATGGGGGGCAACGACATCCTGGGGCTGGGCGGCACCGGCGCGCTGCAGTCGCACCTGGCCCTGATCCTGCCCTTCGCCGTCAGCGCCTGGGGCATCTTCCTGATGCGGCAGTTCATGATGTCGGTGCCCGACGAGCTGGTCGACGCCGCCCGCATCGACGGGGCATCGGAGCTCTCCATCTGGAGCCGCATCATGCTGCCTCTCACCCGACCGGCTCTGGCCACCATCGCCATCTTCACCTTCATCGGCCAGTGGAACTACCTGCTCTGGCCTCTCATCGTCACCACCTCGGCCCAGCACCTGGCCACGGTGCCGGTGGGGATCCGGATGATGGCGACGGCCTACAGCACCGCGCTCAACGCCGGCAAGCTCCAGGCCGCCACGGTGATGGCCATCGTGCCCACCATCGTGCTCTTCCTGACCATGCAACGTCACTACATCCGGGGCTTCGCGCTGACCGGCTTCAAGTGA
- a CDS encoding UvrD-helicase domain-containing protein — MKPTDVARPVVDAEARERVVRELDRSFCVEAAAGTGKTTLLVQRILRLLEQGLRPSQLAAITFTELAAAELKGRIREQLAASQHPAHRRALEEIEAAQISTIHAMALAILKERPIEAGLDPGFETVDEAGSDDLFDRLWRRWLAAQAGDGVVDGPGAGALRLALKAGLRVSHLRAAARALYEQRDVALEDRDAPARADEAEQRVRELVAQAAGRIPELLEALGATLRDGCRDRSDRLAQAIDQVQATLSAHPLPAGPEAGPGEVVAWWRRASGQARPLETASFARVGAASHWRDPARLAEARDRMGQLVRMLQELGEAAGQAVAQRLAAWLREFVAWAQQEKRRLGLADFLDQLLWCRDLLRDHLEVRRHFQRRFQAVLVDEFQDTDPLQAEIVFFLTEREPAARDWRDVTLGDGRLFVVGDPKQSIYRFRRADVEMYREAAARIEQQGRRESIRQNFRTLSPITRAVNALFEPWMTGPHQPSYVALEAYRPDPGPPPDPDALAPGAYRLEVRGEPLEADPETPAGRVSADQLREAEARTVARALASLVGGGRLVVEERGTWRRATWRDCVVLMPAFTGIEAYEQALQEAGVPYRVVGGRLFYHRAEVREVILLLQAVRNPSDERAVLGALRSGFFGISDAELWHYGRHAGRLDAAERAPDEAARAAPAVVEAMARIREWHEACRAMRPVQALRRLLADSGYVAYLQLERGGARAAANVEKLLAQAAALEQQGASSFGAFVDWLSRRGPGGSAPAEEEDSPLADEEEDAVRLMTVHKAKGLEFPVVLVANMGAPRHDPGPALVDRTRGRVELRLGTGDVRVRTPGFAEAAQLERMRLEAERVRLFYVALTRARDYLLVSGARHAGGFWDAREQASGAEVADALMPLRVDASPGDAADEAAAAEEEGVPAAPGDGQAPPGESPAAEEEARRWHEQRQALLDAASRGLVVVPARRAAGAGRGEHGPDGTAGPGSLTMAEDEGDVETGHDGTRVGQAFHAVMEQLARRGFDMEEPARTRLVQAVAAATGLPEAERDAIAAWVRLACEGPLAARVRRAVRRLAEVPVVYARASGELVEGRMDLLLQEPEGELVVVDYKTDPGPPDRLAATYAGQAASYAEAVARAAPRVRVRVLLYAARAGELVEAAIREPGRPAAGEGGPQGPTE; from the coding sequence GTGAAGCCGACCGACGTGGCGCGTCCCGTCGTCGACGCCGAGGCCCGGGAGCGGGTGGTCCGGGAGCTGGACCGCTCCTTCTGCGTGGAGGCCGCTGCCGGCACCGGCAAGACCACGCTGCTGGTGCAGCGCATCCTGCGGCTGCTTGAGCAGGGGCTTCGGCCGTCCCAGCTGGCAGCCATCACCTTCACCGAGCTGGCGGCGGCCGAGCTCAAGGGCCGCATCCGCGAACAGCTGGCCGCCAGCCAGCACCCCGCGCACCGCCGCGCCCTGGAGGAGATCGAGGCCGCCCAGATCTCGACCATCCACGCCATGGCGCTGGCCATCCTCAAGGAGCGGCCCATCGAGGCGGGACTCGACCCGGGCTTCGAGACGGTCGACGAGGCGGGCTCGGACGACCTCTTCGACCGCCTCTGGCGTCGGTGGCTGGCAGCCCAAGCCGGCGACGGCGTCGTCGACGGGCCGGGCGCCGGGGCCTTGCGTCTGGCCCTCAAGGCCGGCCTGCGGGTGAGCCACCTGCGCGCGGCGGCCCGTGCCCTCTACGAGCAGCGAGACGTGGCGCTGGAGGACCGCGACGCCCCCGCCCGGGCCGATGAGGCCGAGCAGCGGGTGCGGGAGCTGGTGGCGCAGGCGGCGGGACGGATCCCCGAGCTCTTGGAGGCGCTGGGGGCCACGCTGCGGGACGGGTGCCGGGACCGGAGCGACCGTCTGGCCCAGGCCATCGACCAGGTCCAGGCGACGCTCTCGGCCCATCCCCTCCCGGCCGGGCCCGAGGCCGGTCCGGGCGAGGTCGTGGCCTGGTGGCGGCGCGCGAGCGGACAGGCCCGGCCCCTCGAGACGGCCTCGTTCGCCAGGGTGGGCGCGGCCTCCCACTGGCGGGACCCGGCCCGGCTCGCCGAGGCCCGGGACCGGATGGGCCAACTGGTCCGGATGCTGCAGGAGCTGGGGGAGGCCGCCGGTCAGGCCGTCGCGCAGCGACTGGCCGCGTGGCTGCGGGAGTTCGTGGCATGGGCTCAGCAGGAGAAGCGCCGCCTGGGGCTGGCGGACTTCCTCGACCAGCTCTTGTGGTGCCGGGACCTGCTCCGGGATCACCTGGAGGTGCGACGCCACTTCCAGCGACGCTTCCAGGCCGTCCTGGTGGACGAGTTCCAGGATACCGATCCGCTGCAGGCCGAGATCGTCTTCTTCCTCACGGAGCGGGAGCCGGCAGCTCGCGACTGGCGGGACGTCACCCTGGGAGACGGCCGGCTCTTCGTGGTGGGGGACCCCAAGCAGTCCATCTACCGCTTCCGGCGGGCCGACGTGGAGATGTACCGGGAGGCGGCCGCCCGCATCGAGCAGCAGGGACGGCGGGAGTCCATCCGCCAGAACTTCCGCACGCTGAGCCCCATCACCCGTGCCGTCAACGCGCTCTTCGAGCCGTGGATGACGGGGCCTCACCAGCCGTCCTACGTCGCCCTGGAGGCGTATCGCCCGGACCCCGGGCCCCCGCCTGACCCCGACGCGCTGGCGCCGGGTGCCTACCGCCTGGAGGTGAGGGGCGAGCCGCTGGAGGCCGATCCCGAGACGCCCGCGGGCCGGGTCAGCGCCGACCAGCTGCGGGAGGCGGAGGCCCGCACCGTGGCACGGGCGCTGGCGTCTCTCGTCGGCGGGGGCCGTCTGGTGGTGGAGGAGAGAGGCACGTGGCGCCGGGCGACGTGGCGAGACTGCGTGGTGCTGATGCCGGCCTTCACCGGCATCGAAGCCTACGAGCAGGCGCTGCAGGAGGCCGGGGTGCCCTACCGGGTGGTGGGGGGCCGCCTCTTCTACCACCGGGCCGAGGTGCGGGAGGTCATCCTCCTGCTGCAGGCGGTGCGCAACCCCTCCGACGAGCGAGCCGTGCTGGGGGCGCTGCGCTCCGGCTTCTTCGGCATCAGCGATGCGGAGCTGTGGCACTACGGCCGGCACGCAGGGCGGCTGGACGCCGCCGAGCGAGCTCCCGACGAGGCGGCCCGAGCGGCTCCCGCTGTCGTCGAGGCGATGGCACGGATCCGGGAGTGGCACGAGGCCTGCCGGGCCATGCGGCCGGTGCAGGCCCTGCGGCGTCTCCTCGCCGACAGCGGCTACGTGGCCTACCTGCAGCTGGAGCGGGGTGGTGCCCGTGCGGCCGCCAACGTGGAGAAGCTCCTGGCGCAGGCCGCGGCCTTGGAGCAGCAAGGGGCGTCGAGCTTCGGCGCCTTCGTGGACTGGCTGAGCCGGCGCGGGCCGGGCGGTAGCGCGCCGGCCGAGGAGGAGGACTCGCCCCTGGCCGACGAGGAGGAGGACGCCGTCCGACTCATGACCGTCCACAAGGCCAAGGGGCTCGAGTTTCCCGTGGTGCTGGTGGCCAACATGGGTGCGCCGCGCCACGACCCCGGGCCGGCGCTGGTGGACCGCACCCGGGGACGGGTGGAGTTGCGGCTCGGGACCGGCGACGTCCGGGTGCGGACGCCCGGCTTCGCCGAGGCGGCCCAACTGGAGCGGATGCGGCTGGAGGCCGAGCGGGTCCGCCTCTTCTACGTGGCCCTCACCCGGGCCCGCGATTACCTGCTGGTGTCGGGAGCCCGGCATGCGGGCGGCTTCTGGGACGCGCGGGAGCAAGCCTCGGGGGCCGAGGTGGCCGACGCCCTGATGCCCCTGAGAGTGGATGCCTCACCGGGTGACGCCGCCGACGAAGCGGCTGCCGCCGAGGAGGAGGGGGTGCCCGCCGCCCCGGGCGACGGTCAGGCGCCGCCGGGGGAGAGCCCCGCCGCCGAGGAGGAGGCTCGTCGCTGGCACGAGCAGCGTCAGGCCCTGCTGGATGCGGCGAGCCGCGGGCTCGTGGTGGTGCCCGCCCGGCGAGCGGCTGGCGCCGGCCGCGGCGAGCATGGGCCCGACGGGACGGCCGGCCCCGGATCGCTGACGATGGCGGAGGACGAGGGCGACGTCGAGACGGGCCACGACGGCACCCGCGTGGGACAGGCCTTCCACGCCGTCATGGAGCAGCTCGCCCGGCGCGGCTTCGACATGGAGGAGCCGGCACGCACCCGGCTGGTGCAGGCGGTGGCCGCCGCGACAGGGCTGCCCGAGGCCGAGCGCGACGCGATCGCCGCCTGGGTGCGCCTCGCCTGCGAGGGGCCGCTGGCGGCTCGGGTACGCCGGGCCGTGCGCCGGCTCGCCGAGGTGCCCGTCGTCTACGCCCGTGCCTCGGGCGAGCTCGTAGAGGGGCGAATGGACCTGCTGCTGCAGGAGCCGGAGGGCGAGCTGGTGGTCGTCGACTACAAGACGGACCCCGGCCCCCCCGATCGGCTGGCCGCCACGTACGCGGGGCAGGCCGCGTCCTACGCCGAGGCGGTGGCGAGGGCGGCCCCCCGCGTCCGGGTCCGCGTCCTCCTCTACGCCGCGCGCGCCGGGGAGCTGGTGGAGGCCGCCATCCGCGAGCCGGGGCGTCCGGCTGCAGGGGAAGGGGGCCCGCAGGGCCCGACCGAATAG
- a CDS encoding M48 family metallopeptidase, giving the protein MSRGVPAGDRAAVLPLRGLPHRVEVRVAPLGRSRVVRSDSTIWVLMAPAERRRPEQLLGAWLRAEARRVIVARVAQLAERHRFRYGRIFVRAQKSRWGSCSSRGNLSFNFRLILAPPEILDYVILHELAHLRVPDHSPRFWRLVETLCPDYRSRRRWLRLRERRLMDLAL; this is encoded by the coding sequence GTGAGCCGGGGCGTACCTGCCGGCGACCGGGCGGCCGTCCTGCCCCTGCGGGGCCTGCCTCACCGCGTGGAGGTACGGGTGGCCCCGCTGGGGCGCAGCCGGGTGGTGCGGAGCGACAGCACCATCTGGGTGCTGATGGCGCCCGCGGAGCGGCGCCGCCCGGAGCAGCTCCTGGGGGCCTGGCTGCGAGCCGAGGCCCGGCGCGTCATCGTGGCCCGCGTGGCTCAGCTCGCCGAGCGCCACCGATTCCGCTATGGCCGCATCTTCGTGCGGGCCCAGAAGAGCCGCTGGGGCAGCTGCTCGAGCCGGGGCAACCTCTCCTTCAACTTCCGCCTGATCCTGGCGCCTCCGGAGATCCTCGACTACGTCATCCTCCACGAGCTGGCCCACCTGCGGGTGCCCGATCACTCGCCTCGCTTCTGGCGACTGGTCGAGACGCTGTGCCCCGACTACCGGTCTCGCCGGCGCTGGCTGCGCCTGCGCGAGCGGCGGCTGATGGATCTGGCCCTGTGA
- a CDS encoding discoidin domain-containing protein — translation MPRALVLVLAIGMGVGSMGSTASAAEARATVSVDASRVLGPVKPLVFGVNTASWDEQLFPGTMEDWPLTFDQDALRKVKQAGIRFLRYPGGNDGDRYVFDAPHNSPLRMDTDEFILFCRLVGAEPSISVNYPAGPEVAARWVRYANVEKGYGVRYWEVGDEEYFSVAAETYARQVVEFARAMKAVDPTIRVGAGVSVARAEWTMEVLRIAGPVLDFVVYNWFPQEPRREDDTRLLASPAELRRNLQALRDMIRSAVPDRADRIEIHIGGYNSVTGYPGPQSVSIVNALWTADVLGTLLEEGVDAAGFWALHNPYPPRGGDYGLLGATPDNPPNPSYWAFVLFTRRFGERMVHAESADPALAAYASTSEDGETLWVVLINKDPERPRRVTLELHGLEPAGRAQGWVLDQRRALDAMAPRPDLTQGVVVPPYAAVSLRIPSRSSVTAPVELPVASATASSSAELGPAWGPASAVDGDRRTRWASRIFRDQAEWLTLDLGEIAAVGGLRLEWERHALHYRIELSPDGSHWEPVYETRSGAGGTETITFPARPARLVRIQMLRRAPGLDTSTGHSTWTAGAYSLWEVTVLGPAPDHARR, via the coding sequence ATGCCGCGGGCGCTGGTCCTGGTGCTCGCCATCGGGATGGGAGTGGGATCGATGGGCTCGACTGCCTCGGCCGCCGAGGCCCGGGCGACGGTCTCGGTGGACGCCTCCCGGGTCCTGGGGCCCGTCAAGCCCCTGGTCTTCGGCGTCAACACCGCCAGCTGGGACGAGCAGCTCTTCCCCGGGACCATGGAGGACTGGCCGCTCACCTTCGACCAGGACGCGCTGCGCAAGGTGAAGCAGGCGGGCATCCGGTTCTTGCGGTATCCGGGGGGCAACGACGGCGATCGCTACGTCTTCGACGCTCCCCACAACTCGCCCCTGCGGATGGACACGGACGAGTTCATCCTCTTCTGCCGGCTGGTGGGCGCCGAGCCGTCCATCAGCGTCAACTACCCGGCCGGGCCCGAGGTGGCCGCCCGGTGGGTGCGCTACGCCAACGTCGAGAAGGGCTACGGGGTCCGCTACTGGGAGGTCGGGGACGAGGAGTACTTCTCGGTGGCGGCCGAGACCTACGCCCGGCAGGTGGTCGAGTTCGCCCGCGCCATGAAGGCCGTCGACCCCACCATCCGGGTGGGCGCCGGCGTCAGCGTGGCGCGTGCCGAGTGGACCATGGAGGTGCTGCGCATCGCCGGCCCGGTCCTCGACTTCGTGGTCTACAACTGGTTCCCCCAGGAGCCCCGCCGGGAGGACGACACCCGGCTGCTGGCGAGCCCCGCCGAGTTGCGGCGCAACCTGCAGGCCCTGCGTGACATGATCCGCTCGGCGGTACCGGACCGGGCGGATCGCATCGAGATCCACATCGGCGGCTACAACTCCGTCACCGGGTACCCGGGCCCGCAGAGCGTCTCCATCGTCAACGCGCTCTGGACGGCCGACGTGCTTGGCACCCTGCTGGAGGAGGGGGTCGACGCGGCCGGCTTCTGGGCGCTGCACAACCCCTATCCGCCGCGTGGCGGCGACTACGGGCTGTTGGGGGCCACCCCCGACAACCCGCCCAACCCGTCGTACTGGGCGTTCGTCCTCTTCACCCGCCGCTTCGGGGAGCGGATGGTGCACGCCGAGTCGGCGGACCCCGCGCTGGCCGCCTACGCCTCGACCTCCGAGGACGGCGAGACCCTGTGGGTGGTGCTCATCAACAAGGATCCCGAGCGTCCGCGCCGGGTCACGCTGGAGTTGCACGGCCTGGAGCCGGCCGGGCGAGCCCAGGGGTGGGTGCTGGACCAGCGGCGAGCCCTCGACGCGATGGCGCCCCGGCCGGATCTGACGCAGGGCGTCGTGGTGCCCCCCTACGCAGCCGTCTCCCTGAGGATCCCCTCCCGGTCCTCCGTGACGGCCCCCGTCGAGCTGCCCGTCGCCTCGGCTACGGCCTCGTCGTCGGCCGAGCTGGGGCCCGCCTGGGGGCCCGCCAGCGCCGTCGACGGCGACCGGCGCACCCGGTGGGCGAGCCGCATCTTCAGGGACCAAGCGGAGTGGCTGACGCTGGACCTGGGCGAGATCGCAGCGGTGGGCGGGTTGCGCCTGGAGTGGGAGCGTCACGCGCTCCACTACCGCATCGAGCTCTCGCCGGACGGCAGCCACTGGGAGCCGGTGTACGAGACGCGCTCCGGGGCGGGCGGTACGGAGACCATCACCTTCCCCGCACGGCCGGCCCGCTTGGTGCGCATCCAGATGCTGCGGCGCGCCCCCGGCCTCGACACGTCGACGGGCCACTCCACCTGGACCGCCGGCGCCTACTCGCTGTGGGAGGTGACGGTGCTGGGGCCGGCGCCTGACCACGCCCGGCGCTGA
- a CDS encoding carbohydrate ABC transporter permease has protein sequence MAGYLFLSPAILFYLVFLLFPVGLSVYISFTNWNMLAPLERARWVGFSNYTYLLTRDDMFIASLKNTLVYALGTVFIGMAIALGVALLINNVRGSALWRFLIFAPVVTPAIAVGRIWGGIYHPSQGYLNQLLRAVGLPPQQWLSSAELALPSIMATAIWAGVGATVIVFIAGLRNIPAQYYEAARIDGARPWHEFWHITLPLLRPTVLFLSVTGLISAWQVFDLVYSMALGGTESGTTPARAVMVVALYLYTTAFRSLRAGRATAGALILFVIIFGLTLILLRVLRRGGLEAYE, from the coding sequence GTGGCCGGGTACCTGTTCCTGTCGCCGGCCATCCTCTTCTATCTCGTCTTCCTGCTCTTCCCCGTGGGGCTGTCCGTCTACATCTCCTTCACCAATTGGAACATGCTGGCCCCCCTGGAGCGGGCTCGGTGGGTCGGCTTCTCCAACTACACCTACCTGCTGACCCGTGACGACATGTTCATCGCCTCGCTGAAGAACACCCTGGTCTACGCCCTGGGCACGGTCTTCATCGGCATGGCCATCGCCTTGGGGGTGGCGCTGCTCATCAACAACGTGCGGGGCAGCGCCCTGTGGCGGTTCCTCATCTTCGCCCCGGTGGTGACGCCCGCCATCGCGGTCGGGCGCATCTGGGGCGGCATCTACCACCCCTCCCAGGGCTACCTCAACCAGCTGCTGCGGGCCGTAGGCCTGCCCCCTCAGCAGTGGCTCTCCAGCGCGGAGCTGGCGCTGCCCTCCATCATGGCCACGGCCATCTGGGCCGGGGTGGGAGCCACGGTCATCGTCTTCATCGCGGGGCTGCGCAACATCCCGGCGCAGTACTACGAGGCGGCCCGGATCGACGGCGCTCGTCCGTGGCACGAGTTCTGGCACATCACGCTGCCCCTGCTGCGGCCCACCGTGCTGTTCCTCTCGGTGACCGGCCTCATCTCGGCGTGGCAGGTCTTCGACCTGGTCTACTCGATGGCGCTGGGCGGGACCGAGAGCGGGACCACGCCGGCGCGTGCCGTCATGGTGGTGGCGCTGTACCTCTACACCACGGCCTTCCGCAGCCTGCGGGCTGGCCGCGCCACGGCGGGGGCGCTGATCCTGTTCGTCATCATCTTCGGCTTGACGCTGATCTTGCTGCGAGTCTTGAGGCGGGGAGGGCTCGAGGCCTATGAGTAG
- a CDS encoding PD-(D/E)XK nuclease family protein, which translates to MGGPAEWRLFAAAVASAERRLVASRARAEALTGRSRVDSPYLAPLRARASACDSRPHGRMREILDAAAFDVHLARRRRRDAEPYLARRYPLAARGAMARRARWSRRLTAWDGLVGADGPPPATLVISPTALEQYARCPRRFFFERRLGVMPPEDPEASEGLQGRPLGSVAHRALELFFARWIQEWTAGVLPQGRPAEWQRWLDDAVAQAAREQAAAVASVPGLARLQQEAVADALRQFLTAETERLEQEGWRPEALERSVEAELAVGEGLVVRLPNRLDRVDLRRDPGTGRPVAARVVDYKTSRAAPDPTHLEGGTSLQLPLYLLAVARYASLPVDCCEAERVALREDGWTDRATLPGIHWQAMEPSLRLAVGELARLIVQGSFPGAPVTARECDNCPFRVVCGPEAWRQARRKAGEPSLQALAKVREQAR; encoded by the coding sequence ATGGGAGGCCCGGCGGAGTGGCGGCTCTTCGCTGCCGCCGTGGCCTCCGCGGAGCGGCGGCTGGTGGCCAGCCGGGCGCGGGCCGAGGCGCTGACGGGGCGCTCCCGGGTCGACTCGCCCTACCTGGCCCCGCTGCGAGCGCGGGCGTCGGCCTGCGACAGCCGGCCCCACGGGCGGATGCGGGAGATCCTGGATGCCGCCGCCTTCGACGTGCACCTGGCGCGCCGTCGTCGGCGCGACGCCGAGCCCTACCTGGCCCGGCGCTATCCGCTGGCCGCGCGGGGGGCCATGGCCCGGCGGGCGCGTTGGAGCCGTCGCCTCACGGCCTGGGACGGCCTGGTCGGTGCCGACGGGCCGCCGCCGGCCACGCTCGTCATCTCCCCCACGGCCCTCGAGCAGTACGCGCGCTGCCCGCGGCGGTTCTTCTTCGAGCGCCGGCTCGGGGTGATGCCCCCGGAGGACCCCGAGGCCTCCGAAGGCTTGCAGGGACGGCCGCTGGGGAGCGTCGCCCACCGCGCCCTGGAGCTCTTCTTCGCCCGCTGGATCCAGGAGTGGACGGCCGGGGTCCTGCCCCAGGGGCGCCCCGCTGAGTGGCAGCGATGGCTCGACGACGCCGTCGCTCAGGCGGCGCGCGAGCAGGCGGCGGCCGTGGCCTCCGTGCCCGGGCTCGCCCGGCTGCAGCAAGAGGCGGTGGCCGACGCGCTGCGGCAGTTCCTGACGGCCGAGACCGAGCGCCTGGAGCAGGAGGGCTGGCGCCCCGAGGCCCTGGAGCGGTCGGTGGAGGCGGAGCTGGCCGTCGGCGAGGGGTTGGTGGTGCGCCTGCCCAACCGGCTCGACCGGGTGGATCTGCGGCGCGATCCCGGGACCGGCCGGCCCGTGGCGGCCCGTGTCGTCGACTACAAGACCTCCAGGGCGGCTCCCGACCCCACCCACCTGGAGGGCGGCACCTCGCTGCAGCTGCCCCTCTACCTGCTGGCGGTCGCCCGGTACGCGTCGCTGCCGGTGGATTGCTGCGAGGCCGAGCGGGTGGCCTTGCGGGAGGACGGCTGGACCGACCGGGCGACCCTGCCCGGCATCCACTGGCAGGCGATGGAGCCGTCGTTGCGGCTGGCGGTGGGGGAGCTGGCACGGCTCATCGTGCAGGGGAGCTTCCCCGGTGCACCCGTCACGGCGCGGGAGTGCGACAACTGCCCGTTTCGGGTGGTCTGCGGCCCCGAGGCGTGGCGGCAGGCCCGCCGCAAGGCCGGTGAGCCGTCGTTGCAGGCGCTCGCGAAGGTGAGGGAGCAGGCCAGGTGA
- a CDS encoding CDP-alcohol phosphatidyltransferase family protein has product MAAEVGQGGRSPHRGPTRPSTVLERITYREERLRDGLLGVLLQAIPPSVTPDHLTMLRVALAAAGALTWAAGGPLRLVLWLFAWAAFSDFVDGPLARRRGLASGTGGRLDQLADVLLGGALGVIVLAEGLVDRYLVAAMVVPQALSLLASLLRRTAVVERPTTLVRLQFVLVLSGFWVALLGTSMRHAAVIAAGRGLLYAEASLALVLATLRLGGWYPPRSP; this is encoded by the coding sequence GTGGCCGCCGAGGTCGGCCAGGGCGGCCGCTCCCCGCATCGAGGGCCGACCCGGCCGTCTACCGTGCTGGAGCGGATCACCTACCGCGAGGAGCGGCTGCGCGACGGGCTGCTGGGTGTCCTGTTGCAGGCGATCCCGCCCAGCGTCACCCCCGATCACCTGACGATGCTGCGGGTCGCCCTGGCCGCGGCAGGCGCGCTGACGTGGGCAGCCGGCGGGCCGTTGAGGCTTGTGCTCTGGCTGTTCGCATGGGCCGCCTTCAGCGACTTCGTCGATGGCCCCCTGGCTCGCCGCCGGGGGCTGGCCAGCGGCACGGGCGGACGGCTCGACCAGCTGGCCGACGTGCTGCTGGGCGGCGCGCTGGGCGTCATCGTGCTGGCCGAAGGGTTGGTGGACCGGTATCTGGTGGCCGCCATGGTGGTCCCCCAGGCGCTGTCGCTGCTGGCCAGCCTCTTGCGGCGGACGGCCGTGGTGGAGCGGCCCACGACCCTGGTGCGACTCCAGTTCGTCCTGGTGCTGAGCGGCTTCTGGGTCGCCCTGCTGGGCACCAGCATGCGCCATGCGGCTGTGATCGCGGCCGGGCGGGGCCTGTTGTACGCGGAGGCGAGCCTCGCCCTGGTGCTGGCGACACTGCGCCTGGGCGGATGGTACCCGCCGCGCTCGCCGTAG
- a CDS encoding Ldh family oxidoreductase, with protein sequence MSPSPPHPAPERRIAADRLQAFCQAALQRAGMAAPDASVAAEVLVTASLRGIDTHGIALLPGYIDRLRRGEVNARPRMTLSQGSPSTAVLDADNGLGVVAACRAMGHAIELARREGLGWVGVRRSTHFGAGAYYAMMALEHDMVGLVGSNGPPVMAPHGGARRAMHNLPLAAAIPTFEEPPIVMDFAMSVVAFRRVVQAAREGRPIPLGWALDAEGRPTTDAAAASQGALLPLGHKGYALGILVDVLAGVLSGAAFGADVREKSGTGAPQDTGHFALAIRVDAFMEPAAFKRRTDALVRHLRSTPPQDPAAPVRVPGERGAATAARRRREGIPVPSGLYERLRALAAELGVVAPA encoded by the coding sequence ATGAGCCCCTCGCCGCCCCATCCTGCCCCGGAGCGCCGCATCGCGGCCGACCGCCTGCAGGCCTTCTGCCAGGCCGCCTTGCAACGAGCCGGCATGGCGGCGCCCGACGCGTCGGTGGCCGCCGAGGTGCTGGTCACCGCCAGCCTGCGTGGCATCGACACCCACGGCATCGCCCTGCTCCCGGGCTACATCGACCGGCTGAGGCGGGGCGAGGTCAACGCTCGCCCCCGCATGACCCTCTCGCAGGGGAGCCCGTCGACAGCCGTCCTCGACGCCGACAACGGCCTGGGGGTGGTCGCGGCCTGCCGTGCCATGGGCCATGCCATCGAGCTGGCGCGGCGGGAGGGCCTGGGTTGGGTGGGAGTGCGGCGCTCGACGCACTTCGGTGCCGGTGCTTACTACGCCATGATGGCCCTGGAGCACGACATGGTCGGGCTGGTGGGGTCCAACGGGCCCCCCGTGATGGCCCCTCACGGCGGCGCCCGCCGCGCCATGCACAACCTACCGTTGGCCGCGGCCATCCCAACCTTCGAGGAGCCGCCCATCGTCATGGACTTCGCCATGAGCGTGGTCGCCTTCCGGCGAGTCGTCCAGGCTGCCCGGGAGGGGCGCCCCATCCCCCTGGGCTGGGCCCTCGATGCCGAGGGACGGCCGACCACCGACGCGGCCGCCGCCAGCCAGGGGGCGCTTTTGCCCCTGGGGCACAAGGGCTACGCGCTGGGCATCCTGGTCGACGTGCTGGCGGGCGTGCTGAGCGGGGCCGCCTTCGGCGCCGACGTGCGGGAGAAGAGCGGGACAGGCGCGCCCCAGGACACGGGGCATTTCGCCCTGGCCATCCGCGTCGACGCCTTCATGGAGCCGGCCGCCTTCAAGCGGCGCACGGACGCCCTGGTCCGTCACCTGCGGTCCACCCCGCCGCAGGATCCGGCCGCTCCCGTGCGGGTCCCGGGGGAGCGGGGCGCCGCCACCGCGGCCCGCCGGCGACGAGAGGGCATCCCGGTGCCGTCGGGGCTCTACGAGCGCCTCCGGGCGCTGGCCGCCGAGCTGGGCGTGGTGGCGCCGGCGTGA